The following proteins are encoded in a genomic region of Deltaproteobacteria bacterium:
- a CDS encoding GTP cyclohydrolase I FolE2, producing the protein MLDVQNQRDHRQINIRKVGVKGIKYPITVLDRENGTQPVNATISMYVNLPHRFKGTHMSRFVEILNEFRGQINIRTFNRILERAREKLHAESAHMEIEFPYFIEKSAPVSRAKSLMEYRCTFVGENTGEKTDFLVGVVVPVTTVCPCSKEISVAGAHNQRSMVNVTLRFKKFFWIEDVIRLVEDSASGEVYSLLKRIDEKYVTEKAYDNPMFVEDVVRNIAQRLNEIDNFTWYCVEAENMESIHNHSAYACVEKE; encoded by the coding sequence ATGCTTGACGTTCAGAACCAGAGAGACCACCGGCAGATCAACATCCGCAAGGTCGGTGTGAAGGGCATCAAGTATCCCATCACGGTCCTGGACCGGGAAAACGGCACCCAGCCGGTGAACGCCACGATCAGCATGTACGTCAATCTGCCTCACCGCTTCAAGGGAACCCACATGAGCCGGTTTGTTGAAATTCTCAATGAATTCCGGGGCCAGATAAACATCCGAACCTTCAACCGTATTCTGGAGCGGGCACGGGAAAAACTCCACGCCGAATCGGCGCACATGGAGATCGAATTCCCCTATTTCATCGAAAAATCCGCCCCCGTTTCCCGGGCGAAAAGTCTCATGGAATACCGATGTACCTTCGTTGGTGAAAACACGGGGGAAAAAACGGATTTTCTCGTCGGTGTCGTCGTCCCGGTCACCACGGTCTGCCCCTGCTCAAAGGAGATCAGCGTCGCCGGAGCGCACAACCAACGGAGCATGGTGAACGTAACGCTCCGATTTAAGAAATTTTTCTGGATAGAGGACGTGATTCGCCTGGTGGAGGATTCGGCCAGTGGCGAGGTTTATTCCCTCCTGAAGCGGATAGACGAAAAATACGTCACGGAAAAAGCTTATGATAACCCGATGTTTGTCGAGGACGTGGTTAGAAATATCGCCCAGAGGCTGAACGAAATCGACAACTTTACCTGGTACTGCGTGGAGGCCGAAAATATGGAGAGCATCCATAATCATAGCGCCTATGCCTGCGTGGAGAAGGAATGA
- a CDS encoding DUF1846 domain-containing protein, with product MIRKTGFDNERYITEQTTAILDRVRQFDNKLYLEFGGKLVYDYHATRVLPGYDPNVKMRLIKELKDQADILLCIYAGDIERKKIRADFGITYDSDALKLIDELRSWGIDILGVVITRFDQQPAATLFKNKLERRGIPVFTHRFTKGYPTDVDLIVSDEGYGVNDYIETAKPLVIVTGPGPGSGKLATCLSQLYHDYKRGIKSGYAKFETFPIWNLPLKHPVNVAYEAATADIRDFNLIDPFHLEEYTRTAVNYNRDVEVFPVLRRILEKITNGPAFYRSPTDMSVNRAGFAITDDDVTKEAAKQELIRRYYRYRCEYAMGFSDWETVQRTELFLKDFGLKPEDRKVVPPAHDAARDAQERDKGNEGIFCGAAIELKDGTIVTGSNSALLHAASSMVLHAIKHLADIPEKIKLLPPHITGAVGNLKTTILNEKTVSLDLEETLIALSISAINNPAAQLAIERLKDLMNCEVHITHIPTSGDEAGLRRLGVNLTSDPNFSTKDLFTP from the coding sequence ATGATACGGAAAACAGGTTTCGACAATGAACGTTACATCACCGAACAGACTACAGCAATCCTTGATCGGGTGAGGCAATTCGACAACAAGCTTTATCTGGAGTTCGGTGGGAAACTTGTCTACGACTACCACGCAACCCGTGTGCTTCCCGGCTACGATCCGAACGTGAAGATGCGGTTGATCAAAGAACTGAAGGACCAGGCCGATATCTTGCTGTGCATTTACGCAGGGGATATTGAACGAAAGAAAATCAGGGCCGATTTCGGCATCACCTATGATTCGGACGCATTGAAATTGATCGACGAACTCCGTTCCTGGGGTATCGATATTCTGGGGGTGGTCATCACCCGTTTTGACCAGCAACCGGCGGCCACCCTGTTCAAAAACAAACTCGAGCGGCGCGGCATACCGGTTTTTACCCATCGGTTCACCAAAGGCTATCCCACCGATGTCGACCTGATCGTGAGTGATGAAGGATACGGGGTGAATGATTACATCGAAACGGCCAAGCCTCTGGTCATCGTCACAGGTCCCGGGCCCGGCAGCGGTAAACTGGCCACCTGCCTCTCCCAACTCTATCACGATTACAAAAGGGGCATCAAATCGGGATACGCTAAATTTGAAACCTTTCCCATCTGGAACCTTCCGCTCAAGCACCCGGTCAACGTGGCCTATGAGGCGGCAACGGCGGATATCCGGGACTTTAACCTCATCGACCCCTTTCATCTGGAAGAATATACCCGGACCGCCGTGAACTACAATCGTGATGTGGAGGTTTTCCCCGTTCTCAGGAGAATTCTTGAAAAAATAACAAACGGACCCGCCTTTTACCGTTCACCTACGGACATGAGTGTCAACCGGGCGGGGTTCGCCATCACCGACGACGATGTCACCAAGGAAGCCGCCAAACAAGAACTGATTCGCCGTTATTACCGTTATCGCTGTGAATACGCGATGGGCTTTTCCGATTGGGAGACGGTCCAGCGGACGGAGCTTTTTCTGAAGGACTTCGGTCTGAAGCCTGAAGACCGGAAAGTGGTCCCGCCGGCTCATGATGCCGCCCGGGACGCACAGGAACGGGACAAGGGCAATGAGGGCATTTTCTGCGGCGCCGCTATTGAATTAAAAGATGGCACCATCGTGACGGGGAGTAACTCCGCCTTGCTTCACGCTGCATCGAGCATGGTTCTGCACGCGATAAAACATTTAGCCGATATTCCGGAAAAGATTAAACTTTTACCCCCCCATATCACCGGGGCCGTGGGAAACCTGAAAACAACCATCCTCAATGAAAAGACGGTGAGCCTTGACCTGGAAGAAACATTGATCGCCCTGAGTATCAGTGCTATAAACAATCCTGCGGCCCAACTGGCAATAGAAAGGTTAAAGGATCTGATGAACTGTGAAGTTCATATCACCCATATTCCAACGTCCGGAGATGAGGCGGGCCTGCGCCGGTTGGGCGTCAACCTGACCAGCGATCCGAATTTTTCAACCAAAGATCTCTTTACGCCTTGA
- a CDS encoding DUF255 domain-containing protein, whose product MANLISWRRGIDDISDSAPHEKKPLFLHFFNLGCFLSQKMDTVSYSRSDVIQLLNQHFIPCRITPETPNLFRAHAVHATPVQITLCNEGFERQRSTGFLNGPELMAFLLLALGKHYFDNGRLDEALEMVGRLVSHYGESRLLPEAIFHQGFFLFKKTGERRYLREAHAMLQHRCPDSSWTQSAKMVSMHYYAPALWEWSQKKSNIINCRFWVHTIPPGKGIEQK is encoded by the coding sequence ATGGCAAATCTGATATCCTGGCGGAGGGGAATCGATGACATATCCGATTCGGCCCCGCATGAAAAGAAACCTCTTTTCCTTCATTTTTTTAATCTGGGCTGTTTCCTCAGTCAGAAAATGGATACTGTTTCATATTCGCGCAGCGATGTGATTCAACTCCTGAATCAGCATTTCATACCCTGCAGGATCACCCCGGAAACGCCCAACCTTTTCCGCGCCCACGCCGTGCATGCGACACCCGTCCAGATCACCCTGTGTAACGAGGGCTTCGAGCGACAAAGATCGACCGGGTTTTTAAATGGTCCCGAGCTCATGGCCTTTTTACTTTTGGCTCTGGGCAAACATTATTTTGACAATGGACGCCTTGACGAAGCGTTGGAGATGGTCGGCAGGCTTGTTTCACACTACGGAGAAAGCCGTTTGCTTCCCGAGGCCATATTCCACCAGGGATTTTTCCTTTTCAAAAAAACCGGGGAACGTCGGTACCTGAGGGAAGCCCACGCCATGTTGCAACATCGATGCCCCGACAGCAGCTGGACCCAGAGCGCCAAAATGGTTTCCATGCATTACTATGCCCCTGCCCTCTGGGAGTGGAGTCAGAAAAAGAGTAACATCATCAACTGCCGATTTTGGGTTCATACCATTCCCCCCGGGAAGGGTATTGAACAGAAATGA
- the queD gene encoding 6-carboxytetrahydropterin synthase QueD has product MYEVTIKRAFSAAHSLKEIGGKCEKLHGHNFTVEVSVATDQLNREGLVVDFRVIKTWTDETLRELDHKYLNEISIFRGANPSSENIARHIYDQIARRITTPGLRVSRVTVWESENAKVAYTGPDHA; this is encoded by the coding sequence ATGTACGAAGTCACGATTAAACGCGCCTTTTCCGCCGCCCATTCCCTGAAGGAAATCGGCGGGAAGTGCGAAAAGCTCCACGGCCACAACTTCACCGTCGAGGTTTCCGTGGCGACGGATCAATTGAACCGGGAGGGGCTCGTGGTTGATTTCCGGGTCATCAAGACCTGGACCGACGAAACGCTTAGGGAACTGGATCACAAATATCTCAACGAGATCAGCATATTTCGGGGCGCCAACCCGTCATCTGAAAACATCGCCCGGCACATCTATGACCAGATCGCCCGGAGGATCACCACACCGGGACTCCGGGTTAGCCGTGTCACCGTCTGGGAATCGGAAAACGCAAAGGTAGCCTATACGGGGCCGGACCATGCTTGA
- the rodA gene encoding rod shape-determining protein RodA: MRFDRRLFLHFDWTLLILVCLILAIGLVNLYSAGYNSNWETSLCFRQARWILIGLACMLAAFNIDYRFIIRHAYTIYSMVAFLLLAIHFYGYATHGSQRWINVFGFSFQPSELMKLVIVLTLAKYFDDHKMNRSLLLRELLIPFSLVLLPFVLVFRQPDLGTALMLFIIFVSITLFVGINWKSIGIAVASGLVSVPVAWFFLKNYQKERILAFLSPERDPLGSGYHIIQSMIAIGSGGFFGKGFLQGTQTQLNFLPEQQTDFDFSVYAEEWGFFGAVVLMILFSLLVLWSLKIALHSRDYLGTLVAFGISMLIFWGVLINIGMVLGIFPVVGIPLPFMSYGGSAVVVLLTAVGLLLNISVRRYILHP, translated from the coding sequence TTGCGATTCGACAGAAGGCTTTTTTTGCATTTCGACTGGACCCTGCTGATTCTGGTCTGCCTTATTTTGGCCATCGGACTGGTGAACCTCTACAGTGCGGGATATAATTCAAACTGGGAGACGTCCTTGTGTTTTCGCCAGGCGCGCTGGATCCTGATCGGATTAGCCTGCATGCTCGCGGCCTTCAATATCGACTATCGCTTCATCATCCGGCACGCCTATACCATCTACAGTATGGTTGCCTTTCTTCTTCTGGCCATTCATTTTTATGGATATGCCACCCATGGCTCCCAGCGTTGGATCAATGTTTTCGGTTTCTCTTTTCAGCCCTCGGAGTTGATGAAACTCGTTATCGTCCTTACCCTGGCCAAATACTTCGATGATCACAAGATGAACCGTTCTCTTTTGCTCAGGGAGCTGCTGATTCCCTTTTCCCTGGTGCTTTTACCCTTTGTGCTGGTTTTTCGCCAGCCTGACCTTGGAACGGCGCTGATGCTGTTCATCATATTCGTGAGCATCACCCTTTTTGTGGGGATCAACTGGAAATCCATCGGTATTGCCGTGGCGTCCGGCCTCGTTTCGGTCCCCGTTGCCTGGTTTTTTCTGAAGAATTACCAGAAGGAAAGGATCCTGGCTTTTCTTTCTCCTGAAAGAGACCCCCTCGGCTCTGGTTACCATATCATTCAATCCATGATCGCCATCGGTTCCGGTGGGTTTTTCGGCAAGGGATTTCTTCAGGGCACCCAGACGCAACTCAACTTTTTGCCGGAACAGCAAACGGACTTTGACTTTTCCGTTTACGCGGAAGAGTGGGGGTTTTTCGGCGCCGTTGTCCTGATGATCCTCTTTTCATTATTGGTTCTCTGGAGCCTGAAAATAGCGCTTCACTCCCGTGACTATTTGGGAACCCTCGTCGCTTTCGGCATATCCATGTTGATCTTCTGGGGTGTGCTGATCAATATCGGGATGGTGCTGGGTATTTTCCCCGTTGTCGGCATCCCCCTGCCCTTCATGAGCTATGGCGGGTCGGCCGTTGTGGTTTTGTTAACCGCCGTGGGTTTGCTGCTGAACATCAGCGTGAGGCGTTATATTCTTCATCCCTGA
- a CDS encoding cytochrome b5 produces MESWDESSLAQFDGRDGKPAYIAYKGRVYDVTDSKLWHGGLHMKRHQAGSDLTDSLSAAPHDNEVLSRYPQVGPYQPRDVSSLPPGLERFLERFPIARRHPHPVAVHFPLVFLLSVFIFDMLYILTGRLSFYETALYCLYAGLLTMPTAMMTGFFSWWVNYQAQAMKPIVRKIQLSFLVLILSTGILFWRNQTADLLEPFRIESLFYLILVLSLWPLLIALGFIGGSLVFPHGRSKRTGGGMKQNEETASL; encoded by the coding sequence ATGGAAAGTTGGGATGAGTCATCGTTGGCCCAGTTCGACGGCCGGGACGGTAAACCCGCCTATATCGCTTATAAAGGGCGGGTCTATGATGTCACGGACAGCAAGCTCTGGCACGGGGGGCTTCATATGAAACGCCACCAGGCGGGCTCCGACCTGACTGATTCTCTCTCGGCGGCCCCCCACGATAACGAGGTTCTGTCCCGCTATCCCCAAGTGGGGCCCTACCAACCCAGAGACGTATCCTCTCTGCCGCCGGGCCTTGAGAGATTTCTGGAGCGTTTCCCCATTGCACGCCGTCATCCGCATCCGGTTGCCGTCCATTTTCCCCTGGTCTTCCTTCTTTCGGTTTTCATCTTCGATATGCTCTATATTCTCACGGGGCGCCTCTCTTTTTATGAAACGGCCCTGTATTGCCTTTATGCCGGTCTTTTGACGATGCCGACCGCCATGATGACGGGTTTCTTTTCCTGGTGGGTCAATTATCAAGCCCAGGCAATGAAGCCCATAGTCAGAAAAATCCAACTTTCATTCCTCGTGCTCATCCTGTCCACGGGGATTTTATTCTGGAGAAACCAGACTGCGGACCTGCTTGAGCCTTTTCGGATTGAAAGCCTTTTTTATCTGATACTGGTTCTCTCCTTGTGGCCCCTGCTGATTGCCCTTGGCTTTATCGGAGGTTCTCTGGTCTTCCCCCATGGCAGGTCAAAACGGACCGGGGGGGGAATGAAACAGAACGAAGAGACCGCGTCATTATAA
- a CDS encoding response regulator: VLDVHAGSPAKEDGDAGWTEALPLFTDVSVAVRSGPHVIMDLAGNEEISSRIEAEKTAATERISAQGTRLFLSLLRRDPQRVNGSPEGWISEQATKLTETGGELRHSNKLKGPFIATVGHELRTPLNAILRFSELLRDDRNDSLTEEQKDHIGHIHGAGTHLLELVNHLLDPSKMESRKLTLQYERIPLGKIVSDVEAVIRPLMALKSQEFEARIADTAGCIHADRMAFIQILYNLLSNAMKFTDQGGHITLEADILDTPGPGDEDGPPSFEGEPAEAYLVLHVSDTGPGIPEEDRERIFEAFERGNNTQDGTGLGLALTKNLVALHGGHISVASETGQGSRFTIVIPQPTGSTPGTTTSPPEIDEEGEDDGEEPMAEPDDQGAPLLLVEDDAATAELISHYLNGSGYRVEHVFKGGDALKRAQDIEPFAVILDIMLPDKDGWQVLRELKASHITRDIPVIILSIIDNPSLGFALGATDYLLKPVKKDVFLEKISRLSGTGKREHRFRDILCVDANENTRERLKEILETAGYNVLNTATGKDGLEKALLYRPDLVILDLLIPDMGGFALSRALKSNEATADTPIVVLTEKDITVGERLRLAGNVESVMQKHCLSKEDLLAHVRDLEITPLAGRGLLDTASGLFDRSYFQIRLAQEIYRADRYYTTFSVMMFDIDDFILYAQLNGVQKANNCIRKMADFLRQTARGSDVLARYGFGGFAILLSSTTEEGTRTVAERFLSFIESYPFPGMKDMPKKSLTASIAVVHYNRVGPCTAEQMIFEARELVRNAYSAGGANIRIYGQQESPE, from the coding sequence GGGTTCTTGACGTACATGCCGGATCACCGGCAAAAGAGGACGGGGACGCAGGATGGACGGAGGCGCTGCCCCTGTTCACGGATGTTTCCGTGGCGGTGAGAAGCGGCCCCCACGTAATCATGGACCTGGCCGGCAATGAGGAAATCTCATCCAGGATAGAAGCGGAAAAAACAGCGGCGACGGAGAGGATCAGCGCACAGGGGACGCGCCTATTCCTGTCCCTGCTGCGTCGGGACCCCCAAAGGGTCAACGGCTCTCCTGAGGGGTGGATTTCGGAACAGGCCACAAAGCTCACGGAAACCGGCGGGGAACTTCGTCATTCCAACAAGCTGAAGGGCCCTTTCATCGCCACTGTGGGCCATGAACTGCGCACCCCCCTCAACGCCATCCTCCGATTTTCCGAACTCCTCCGGGATGATCGCAACGACTCTCTGACGGAAGAACAAAAGGACCATATCGGCCATATTCATGGCGCCGGCACCCATTTGCTCGAACTGGTCAACCATCTCCTGGATCCTTCCAAAATGGAATCCCGCAAGCTCACCCTGCAATACGAGAGGATCCCCTTGGGGAAAATCGTCTCCGACGTGGAAGCGGTCATTCGACCGTTGATGGCCCTGAAATCACAAGAATTTGAGGCCCGCATCGCCGATACGGCTGGTTGCATCCATGCCGACCGGATGGCGTTCATCCAAATTCTTTACAACCTGTTGTCCAATGCCATGAAATTTACAGACCAGGGGGGACACATCACGCTGGAGGCGGACATTCTCGACACCCCGGGGCCTGGTGATGAAGATGGCCCCCCCTCGTTCGAGGGGGAACCGGCTGAAGCATACCTGGTGCTACATGTTTCAGACACGGGGCCCGGCATTCCGGAAGAGGATCGGGAACGCATATTCGAAGCCTTTGAGAGGGGGAACAATACCCAGGACGGCACAGGACTGGGCCTGGCCTTAACGAAGAACCTCGTGGCGCTTCACGGCGGTCATATATCCGTGGCAAGCGAAACGGGCCAGGGCAGCCGGTTCACGATCGTCATCCCGCAACCGACGGGGTCAACGCCCGGAACAACGACGTCACCCCCTGAAATCGACGAAGAAGGGGAGGATGACGGGGAAGAGCCGATGGCAGAACCGGACGATCAGGGCGCCCCGCTGCTTCTGGTCGAAGACGACGCGGCCACGGCTGAACTGATATCCCATTACCTGAATGGAAGCGGATATCGGGTGGAGCATGTCTTTAAAGGCGGGGATGCGCTGAAACGTGCGCAGGACATTGAACCTTTCGCCGTAATCCTGGACATCATGCTTCCCGACAAGGACGGTTGGCAGGTGCTCCGGGAATTAAAAGCCAGCCATATCACCCGGGATATCCCGGTGATCATTCTGTCCATTATCGACAACCCTTCGCTCGGATTCGCCCTCGGCGCCACGGATTATCTGCTCAAACCCGTGAAAAAGGACGTTTTCCTTGAAAAAATCAGCCGACTGAGCGGCACCGGGAAGAGGGAACATCGTTTTAGGGATATTCTTTGCGTCGACGCCAACGAAAACACAAGGGAGCGGCTGAAGGAAATCCTCGAAACGGCGGGATACAACGTTCTGAACACGGCAACCGGCAAGGATGGCCTTGAGAAGGCCCTTCTTTATCGGCCCGACCTGGTTATCCTCGACCTCCTGATACCGGATATGGGCGGCTTCGCCTTATCCCGGGCATTAAAAAGCAATGAGGCGACGGCGGACACCCCGATTGTCGTTTTAACGGAAAAGGACATCACCGTGGGGGAGAGGTTGAGGCTCGCCGGAAACGTCGAGAGCGTCATGCAGAAGCATTGCCTTTCCAAGGAAGACCTCCTCGCCCATGTCCGGGATCTGGAAATCACCCCCCTTGCGGGAAGGGGACTTCTGGATACGGCAAGCGGTCTTTTCGACCGGTCCTATTTCCAAATCCGCCTGGCCCAGGAAATTTACCGCGCCGACCGATACTACACCACCTTCTCTGTCATGATGTTCGATATTGATGATTTCATTCTTTACGCCCAACTGAATGGCGTACAAAAAGCAAACAACTGTATCCGGAAAATGGCGGACTTTCTACGCCAAACCGCCCGCGGCTCCGATGTTTTGGCCCGCTACGGCTTCGGTGGCTTCGCCATCCTCCTATCCAGCACCACGGAGGAGGGAACACGCACCGTCGCAGAACGTTTTCTTTCCTTTATTGAGAGCTACCCGTTTCCTGGGATGAAGGACATGCCGAAAAAGAGCCTGACGGCCAGTATAGCGGTGGTTCACTACAATCGTGTCGGTCCGTGCACGGCGGAGCAGATGATTTTTGAAGCCCGGGAACTGGTCCGAAACGCCTACAGCGCGGGGGGGGCAAACATTCGGATCTACGGACAACAGGAGTCGCCTGAATAA